A genomic region of Synechococcus sp. NOUM97013 contains the following coding sequences:
- a CDS encoding photosystem I assembly protein Ycf3: MPRSNRNDNFIDKSFTVMADLIVKLLPINPRAKEAYVYYRDGLSAQNDGDYAEALENYEESLKLEENPIDRGETLKNMAIIYMSNGEEDRAIETYLKALEENPKQPSCLKNMGLIYEKRGRMAEEEGRRDEADGWLDKAAEAWTQAVRLNPGGYLDIENWLKSSGRSNVDVYF, from the coding sequence GTGCCCCGCAGCAATCGCAACGACAACTTCATCGACAAGAGCTTCACGGTGATGGCCGATCTGATCGTGAAGCTGCTGCCGATCAACCCCAGAGCCAAGGAGGCTTACGTCTATTACCGCGACGGCTTATCCGCCCAGAACGATGGTGACTATGCAGAAGCGCTCGAGAACTACGAAGAAAGCCTGAAGCTCGAGGAGAACCCGATCGACCGTGGGGAAACCCTCAAAAACATGGCGATCATCTACATGAGTAATGGCGAGGAAGATCGAGCGATCGAGACCTATCTGAAGGCTCTCGAGGAGAATCCCAAGCAGCCGTCATGCCTCAAAAACATGGGGCTCATCTACGAAAAACGCGGTCGTATGGCTGAAGAGGAGGGCCGACGCGATGAGGCCGACGGTTGGCTGGATAAAGCCGCGGAGGCATGGACCCAGGCCGTGCGTCTCAATCCCGGTGGCTACCTGGACATCGAAAACTGGCTCAAGTCCAGTGGCCGCAGCAATGTGGATGTGTATTTCTGA
- the radA gene encoding DNA repair protein RadA → MPRSVTLYVCQSCGAQTRQFFGRCNSCGSWNSLVEQTAPKDDGRRRRAVADPAVAPKPRRSTAMASLGDQPLQRLPSGYDELDRVLGGGLVPGSLVLVGGDPGIGKSTLLLQSASSIARDRSVLYVSAEESAQQVKLRWQRLTAERSDLQLLAETDLELVLEELEALRPDVAVIDSIQALHDADLSSAPGSVAQVRECAASLQRLAKRQNTALFLVGHVTKEGVLAGPKVLEHLVDAVLTFEGDRFASHRLLRAVKNRFGATHELGVFEMRGQGLAEVGNPSELFLSGERASGVATIVACEGTRPLVVDLQALVSTTSYASPRRTATGIAVNRLHQILAVLEKHMGLPLSRFDCYLAVAGGLDVEEPAADLGVAAAVVASYRDLTLPAGTVLLGELGLGGQLRPVGQLELRLQEAVRLGFRRAVVPKGSGLGPVAARLDLELLEAGSITEALVLGLGVDPDDDRP, encoded by the coding sequence GTGCCCCGATCTGTCACTCTCTATGTCTGCCAGAGCTGCGGTGCCCAGACCCGCCAGTTCTTTGGGCGATGCAATAGCTGCGGAAGTTGGAATTCGCTCGTCGAGCAGACAGCACCGAAAGATGACGGCCGTCGACGGCGGGCCGTCGCTGATCCTGCGGTCGCTCCGAAGCCTCGCCGCTCCACGGCGATGGCCTCGCTTGGTGACCAACCCTTGCAGCGCCTTCCTAGTGGCTACGACGAGCTTGATCGCGTGCTCGGCGGGGGGCTGGTGCCTGGGTCCCTGGTGCTGGTGGGGGGAGACCCTGGCATCGGCAAAAGCACGCTGCTACTGCAGAGTGCGTCATCCATCGCCCGCGACCGGTCCGTTCTGTATGTGAGTGCTGAGGAGTCAGCCCAGCAGGTGAAGCTGCGCTGGCAACGTCTCACGGCTGAACGCAGTGATCTCCAGCTTCTGGCGGAAACCGATCTGGAGTTGGTGCTTGAGGAACTGGAAGCGCTGCGGCCAGACGTGGCTGTGATCGACAGCATCCAGGCGCTGCATGATGCCGACCTTTCCAGTGCCCCAGGGTCCGTGGCTCAGGTCCGGGAGTGTGCTGCGTCCTTGCAGCGTCTGGCCAAGCGTCAGAACACGGCGCTCTTCTTGGTTGGCCATGTCACCAAAGAAGGGGTATTGGCTGGCCCAAAGGTGCTGGAACACCTTGTGGATGCGGTGCTGACCTTCGAAGGTGATCGATTCGCCAGTCATCGCCTGCTTCGGGCGGTGAAGAATCGCTTTGGTGCCACCCATGAATTAGGCGTGTTCGAGATGCGGGGCCAGGGGCTGGCCGAGGTCGGCAACCCCAGTGAGCTGTTTCTCAGCGGCGAACGGGCCAGCGGCGTGGCCACGATCGTGGCCTGTGAGGGCACGCGCCCACTGGTGGTGGATCTGCAAGCGCTGGTCAGCACCACCAGCTACGCCAGTCCGCGTCGCACGGCCACGGGCATCGCCGTGAATCGACTTCATCAGATTCTGGCGGTGCTGGAAAAGCACATGGGTCTGCCGCTGTCGCGTTTCGACTGCTATTTGGCTGTGGCCGGAGGGCTGGATGTGGAAGAGCCTGCTGCGGATCTCGGCGTGGCCGCGGCTGTGGTCGCCAGCTATCGCGATCTCACGCTTCCCGCTGGCACCGTGCTCCTGGGTGAACTCGGCCTGGGCGGACAGCTTCGACCCGTCGGGCAGCTGGAGCTGCGTCTGCAAGAGGCGGTGCGGCTGGGGTTTCGTCGTGCTGTTGTGCCGAAAGGAAGCGGTCTTGGTCCGGTGGCCGCAAGGCTGGATCTGGAGCTGCTCGAGGCCGGATCGATCACCGAAGCCCTTGTGCTGGGGCTTGGGGTCGACCCTGACGACGACAGACCCTGA
- the rpaB gene encoding response regulator transcription factor RpaB, which produces MTASAPSKETILVVDDEASIRRILETRLSMIGYNVVTASDGTEALEKFPDCNPDLVVLDVMMPKLDGYGVCQELRKESDVPIVMLTALGDVADRITGLELGADDYVIKPFSPKELEARIRCVLRRVEKEQAAGIPNSGVIQVSDLRIDTNKRQVFRNDERIRLTGMEFSLLELLVSRSGEPFSRGEILKEVWGYTPERHVDTRVVDVHISRLRSKLEDDPANPELILTARGTGYLFQRIVDSVASEGS; this is translated from the coding sequence ATGACGGCCTCAGCACCTTCCAAAGAAACCATTCTCGTGGTGGATGACGAGGCCAGTATCCGCAGGATCCTCGAGACCCGCCTGTCGATGATCGGGTACAACGTGGTCACCGCCAGCGATGGGACGGAAGCTCTCGAGAAATTTCCAGACTGCAATCCCGACCTCGTCGTCCTCGACGTGATGATGCCGAAATTGGATGGCTACGGGGTCTGCCAAGAACTGCGTAAGGAATCAGACGTCCCGATCGTGATGCTCACAGCCCTGGGCGATGTGGCAGACCGCATCACAGGCCTTGAACTGGGCGCCGATGACTATGTGATCAAACCGTTCAGCCCCAAGGAGCTGGAGGCCAGGATCCGCTGCGTTCTGCGCCGCGTGGAAAAGGAGCAGGCTGCGGGCATTCCCAACTCAGGCGTCATCCAGGTGTCGGACCTGCGCATCGACACCAACAAGCGTCAGGTCTTCCGCAACGACGAGCGAATCCGTCTGACCGGCATGGAGTTCAGCCTTCTCGAGCTGCTGGTCAGCCGATCAGGAGAACCTTTCAGCCGTGGAGAAATCCTCAAGGAAGTCTGGGGATACACCCCGGAGCGTCATGTGGACACCCGCGTGGTGGATGTTCATATTTCCCGCCTTCGTTCCAAACTGGAAGATGATCCGGCAAACCCCGAGCTGATTCTCACGGCTCGCGGCACCGGCTACCTGTTCCAGCGCATCGTCGATTCCGTTGCCTCCGAAGGATCCTGA
- a CDS encoding cation-translocating P-type ATPase has product MSASAPHASAASAPSHAVLLDIDGMKCGGCVRAVERTLLDQPGVADASVNLVTRSAWLRLEGETTPESPQRLEDVLEALQQRGFPAKLRPSGLVGQTDSPEQAWGWWRQWRQLMVALVLLLLSGLGHLAEGGSLVMPLIGSLPFHAVLATVALFGPGRSILTGGWKAVRSGVPSMDTLVSLGVGSAYLASVVALIWPQVGWPCFFNEPVMLLGFVLLGRFLEERARRRTGRALQELAALQPDTARLLMADATVREVPVSLLRPGERIQLLAGDRIPVDGVVREGRSAVDLSSLTGEPLPLDAEPDTELSSGCLNLEGTLELEVQRVGSDTALARIIALVEQAQARRAPIQGLADRVAGRFCYGVVSLAVVTFLFWWQLGSRLWPQVLEMPMAMMDHGSGHALHGGLGAGAQTPFGLGLQLAIAVLVVACPCALGLATPTVITVSSGLAARQGWLFRGGDVIEQAASIERMVFDKTGTLTLGRPLVDDVLVTEDAARAIQLGASLEQTSRHPLAHALMQEAQRRNIPLLPVKSSRTFPGAGMQGTLDTLQGEVRVGSPEWLQAEGVAWSSAQQQVVQAALERGQTLVAVALDQEPLGLVAIDDGLRPDAVVALQRLRTQGLSLAMLSGDRRRAVEQVGQALGFTDDELAWQLLPAQKLERLERWKTKQAVGMVGDGINDAPALAAADLGIAVGTGTQIAQDTADLVLLGDRLEALPEALTLARRTMAKIRQNLFWAFGYNLIALPVAAGVLLPGFNLLLSPPLAALLMALSSVTVVLNALSLRLR; this is encoded by the coding sequence GTGTCTGCTTCCGCACCCCATGCATCTGCTGCATCTGCGCCCTCCCATGCGGTGCTTCTCGATATCGACGGGATGAAATGCGGTGGATGTGTGCGCGCAGTGGAACGCACCTTGCTGGATCAGCCTGGGGTGGCGGATGCCAGCGTCAATCTGGTGACTCGCAGCGCCTGGCTTCGCCTCGAAGGTGAAACCACTCCGGAGTCACCTCAGCGTCTTGAGGATGTTCTGGAAGCACTTCAGCAGAGAGGTTTTCCAGCAAAGTTGCGCCCGAGCGGGCTCGTGGGCCAGACCGACTCGCCGGAACAGGCCTGGGGGTGGTGGCGCCAGTGGCGTCAGCTGATGGTGGCTTTGGTGCTGCTGCTGCTGTCTGGTCTCGGCCATCTGGCTGAGGGAGGTTCGCTGGTGATGCCGCTGATCGGCAGCCTTCCGTTTCATGCCGTGCTGGCGACAGTGGCGTTGTTCGGGCCTGGACGCTCGATTCTCACCGGCGGATGGAAGGCGGTCCGTAGCGGTGTTCCGAGCATGGACACCCTGGTGAGCCTGGGTGTCGGCAGCGCCTATCTGGCCAGCGTTGTGGCGCTCATTTGGCCGCAGGTGGGCTGGCCCTGTTTCTTTAATGAACCCGTGATGCTGCTGGGTTTCGTCCTGTTGGGGCGCTTCCTGGAGGAGCGGGCGCGCCGACGCACCGGCCGCGCGCTGCAGGAGCTTGCAGCGCTGCAGCCCGATACGGCACGTTTGCTGATGGCGGATGCCACTGTGCGGGAGGTGCCGGTGTCTCTGTTGCGCCCAGGTGAACGCATTCAGCTCTTGGCCGGCGATCGCATCCCAGTCGACGGTGTGGTGCGTGAGGGGCGATCAGCGGTTGATTTGTCCAGCCTCACTGGGGAACCGCTCCCCCTGGATGCTGAGCCGGACACCGAGCTCAGTTCTGGGTGTCTGAATCTCGAGGGCACTTTGGAGTTGGAGGTGCAACGGGTGGGCAGCGACACCGCCTTGGCGCGCATCATTGCTCTAGTGGAGCAGGCTCAGGCAAGACGAGCCCCGATCCAGGGCCTGGCGGACCGCGTGGCGGGGCGTTTTTGCTATGGCGTTGTCAGCTTGGCGGTGGTGACGTTTCTGTTCTGGTGGCAGCTGGGAAGTCGTCTCTGGCCTCAGGTGCTTGAGATGCCCATGGCGATGATGGATCACGGTTCCGGCCATGCCTTGCATGGTGGTCTCGGGGCTGGCGCCCAGACGCCATTCGGCCTGGGGTTGCAGCTCGCCATTGCTGTGCTGGTGGTGGCTTGTCCCTGCGCTCTGGGTCTGGCCACACCCACGGTGATCACTGTCTCCTCAGGGTTGGCCGCCCGACAGGGTTGGTTGTTCAGGGGTGGTGATGTGATTGAGCAGGCCGCCTCCATCGAACGCATGGTGTTCGACAAGACCGGCACGCTCACCCTGGGGCGTCCCCTGGTGGATGACGTCTTGGTTACGGAGGACGCGGCACGTGCCATTCAGCTTGGAGCGAGTCTGGAACAGACCAGTCGTCACCCCTTGGCCCATGCCTTGATGCAGGAGGCTCAGCGGCGCAACATCCCTCTTCTCCCTGTGAAGTCCAGTCGAACCTTCCCTGGGGCTGGAATGCAGGGAACCCTGGATACCCTGCAGGGTGAAGTCAGGGTCGGCTCGCCTGAATGGTTGCAGGCTGAAGGCGTGGCCTGGTCGTCTGCTCAACAGCAGGTCGTGCAGGCTGCGCTTGAGCGGGGTCAGACGTTGGTGGCGGTGGCCTTGGATCAGGAGCCGCTTGGACTGGTCGCTATTGATGACGGTCTCCGTCCGGATGCCGTCGTTGCTTTGCAGCGTCTGCGCACCCAGGGACTCTCCTTGGCCATGTTGAGTGGAGACCGTCGTCGTGCGGTTGAGCAGGTTGGCCAGGCCCTTGGGTTCACCGATGATGAACTGGCATGGCAATTGCTTCCGGCGCAGAAGCTCGAGCGTCTCGAGCGCTGGAAAACGAAGCAAGCCGTAGGCATGGTCGGTGATGGCATCAACGATGCCCCGGCTCTCGCTGCTGCTGATCTCGGTATCGCTGTAGGAACTGGCACCCAGATCGCTCAAGACACAGCGGATCTGGTGCTTCTCGGAGATCGCCTGGAAGCGCTGCCGGAGGCTCTGACCCTGGCCCGCCGCACCATGGCCAAGATCCGTCAGAACCTTTTCTGGGCCTTTGGTTACAACTTGATCGCTCTCCCTGTCGCGGCTGGTGTTCTGCTACCGGGTTTCAATCTGCTGCTCTCCCCACCGCTGGCAGCGTTGCTGATGGCCCTCAGCTCTGTGACTGTGGTGCTGAATGCTCTGAGCCTTCGTCTGCGTTAA
- a CDS encoding beta-ketoacyl-ACP synthase III: protein MAGASPHSRGVALIGCGSAQAEQVISNDQLGLRVETSDEWIRTRTGIGSRRVSSPKESLTDLAAQAATSALEMAGWSADTLDLVLLATSTPDDLFGSAPRVQAALGARNAVAFDLTAACSGFLFALVTASQYLRTGAMRRVLVIGADQLSRFVDWDDRRSCVLFGDGAGALAIEASEEDGLQGFLLRSDGARGGVLNLPALDTGSPLAGQAEHRQGGYRPIAMNGQEVYKFAVREVPAILQSLLDQCDVGPDEIDWMLLHQANQRILDAVADRFSIPHDKVLSNLAHYGNTSAATIPLVLDEGVRGGRIRPGHLLASSGFGAGLSWGAALLRWQGPA from the coding sequence TTGGCTGGAGCATCACCGCACTCCCGAGGCGTCGCCCTAATCGGCTGCGGTAGCGCCCAGGCTGAACAGGTGATCAGCAACGACCAGCTGGGTCTGCGAGTTGAGACCAGTGACGAATGGATCCGGACTCGCACGGGAATCGGCAGTCGGCGGGTCAGCAGTCCCAAGGAAAGCCTCACAGACCTGGCGGCTCAGGCTGCGACTTCAGCCCTTGAGATGGCCGGCTGGTCGGCAGACACACTCGACCTGGTGCTGCTCGCCACCTCCACCCCCGACGACCTCTTCGGCTCTGCACCGCGTGTCCAAGCCGCCCTCGGTGCCCGCAATGCCGTCGCGTTTGATCTGACGGCGGCCTGCAGTGGTTTTCTGTTCGCACTGGTCACCGCATCCCAGTACCTCCGCACCGGTGCCATGCGCAGGGTGTTGGTGATTGGAGCCGATCAGTTGAGTCGATTCGTCGACTGGGACGACCGGCGCAGCTGTGTGCTTTTCGGCGATGGCGCTGGGGCCCTGGCCATAGAAGCCAGTGAGGAGGATGGGCTCCAGGGCTTCCTGCTGCGCAGCGATGGCGCCCGGGGAGGCGTTCTCAATCTGCCGGCTCTCGATACAGGATCCCCGCTTGCTGGCCAAGCGGAACACCGCCAGGGGGGCTACCGACCGATCGCTATGAATGGCCAGGAGGTTTACAAATTCGCCGTTCGCGAAGTGCCCGCCATCCTGCAATCGCTGCTGGACCAATGCGATGTCGGCCCTGATGAGATCGACTGGATGCTGCTGCACCAGGCCAATCAGCGCATTCTGGATGCCGTGGCCGATCGCTTCTCGATTCCTCACGACAAGGTGCTCAGCAACCTGGCCCATTACGGCAACACATCAGCGGCCACCATTCCCTTGGTCCTGGATGAAGGTGTGCGCGGAGGACGCATTCGCCCGGGCCACCTGCTAGCGAGCAGTGGGTTTGGCGCAGGATTGAGCTGGGGAGCGGCGCTGTTGCGTTGGCAGGGTCCCGCTTAG
- the fabD gene encoding ACP S-malonyltransferase: MSIAWVFPGQGSQKIGMADPILSLPGAEQRFDLASQLLGRDLLAICRGEVADSVTPADLNDTRNTQPALFVVESLIVDELLRQGREPSLVAGHSLGELVALYAAGVFDAATGLELMQRRSELMATAGGGAMTAVIGFDRDQLNGLVAETADVVIANDNSEAQVVLSGSPEAVGCVSEALTCKRAIPLAVSGAFHSPFMADAAEAFSAHLDTLTFADARVPVLSNTDPTPSSDGSELKQRLRQQMTTGVRWRETMEALTAAGVDTLVEVGPGNVLSGLAKRAMRGVTSHQLANAGDLGL, encoded by the coding sequence ATGTCGATTGCCTGGGTGTTTCCTGGTCAGGGGTCTCAGAAAATCGGCATGGCCGATCCGATCCTGAGCCTCCCCGGAGCTGAACAGCGCTTCGATCTGGCATCCCAGCTCCTGGGGCGAGATCTGCTCGCTATCTGCAGGGGGGAAGTCGCGGACAGCGTCACACCAGCCGATCTGAACGACACCCGCAACACCCAGCCGGCGTTGTTCGTCGTCGAATCCTTGATCGTCGATGAGCTACTTCGCCAGGGTCGTGAGCCCTCGCTGGTGGCCGGTCACAGTTTGGGCGAATTGGTGGCGCTGTATGCCGCTGGCGTCTTCGATGCCGCCACGGGCCTGGAGCTGATGCAGCGCCGCTCGGAACTCATGGCCACTGCAGGTGGTGGTGCCATGACGGCGGTCATCGGCTTTGACCGCGATCAACTGAATGGGCTTGTAGCCGAGACCGCTGATGTGGTGATCGCCAACGACAACAGCGAAGCCCAGGTGGTTCTCTCCGGCAGTCCTGAGGCTGTCGGCTGTGTCAGCGAGGCACTCACCTGCAAACGGGCCATCCCCCTGGCGGTGTCTGGGGCCTTCCATTCACCCTTCATGGCTGACGCGGCGGAAGCCTTCTCCGCACATCTCGACACGCTCACGTTCGCCGATGCGCGCGTTCCGGTGCTGAGCAACACCGATCCCACGCCCAGCAGCGATGGCAGCGAACTCAAACAACGGTTGCGCCAGCAGATGACCACCGGTGTGCGCTGGAGAGAAACGATGGAAGCCCTGACGGCCGCAGGGGTCGACACCCTGGTGGAGGTCGGCCCAGGCAATGTGCTCAGTGGCCTCGCAAAGCGTGCGATGCGTGGCGTCACCAGCCACCAGCTGGCCAATGCCGGCGATCTCGGCCTTTGA
- the plsX gene encoding phosphate acyltransferase PlsX, which translates to MPPKDPDHTPDVAPRIKARRSKAVRRLVIWYRRNAAVTSLVDTATTSASAASNVAGSVTSMAGTVVNNAGSVAGSVLQPVMDPLRRLQGGVPGLDEPINDNDRVWVAVDGMGGDHAPGPILEGCLQAIERLAVKIRFVGETDRVLEAATAAGLAEALNTAIDAGHLELITSGPSVQMHEEATVVRRKRDASINVAMDLVKRGEAQAVYSAGNSGAVMASAIFRLGRLAGIDRPAIGALFPTKDPGQPVLVLDVGANMDCKPSYLHQFALLGNIYSRDVLQVSQPRIGLLNIGEEECKGNDLAVRTHALLLDEPRFHFAGNCEGRDVLSGEFDVVVCDGFTGNVLLKFLESVGSVLLGVLRAELPRGRRGKVGSAFLRSNLKRIKKRLDHAEHGGALLLGVNGICVIGHGSSKALSVVSALRLAHSAASHGVMDDLAQLGAQVASKA; encoded by the coding sequence TTGCCTCCGAAGGATCCTGACCACACCCCGGACGTTGCGCCGAGGATCAAAGCCCGTCGATCGAAAGCGGTGCGACGCCTGGTGATTTGGTACCGGCGCAACGCTGCCGTGACCAGCCTGGTGGATACAGCCACGACCTCAGCGAGCGCCGCAAGCAACGTTGCCGGTTCCGTGACCTCCATGGCCGGGACGGTGGTGAACAATGCGGGGAGCGTGGCAGGATCCGTGCTGCAGCCTGTGATGGATCCTCTGCGCCGTTTGCAGGGGGGCGTTCCCGGCCTGGACGAGCCCATTAACGACAACGACCGCGTCTGGGTGGCCGTGGACGGCATGGGCGGCGACCATGCCCCAGGACCGATTCTGGAGGGATGCCTGCAGGCAATTGAGCGCCTGGCGGTGAAGATCCGTTTTGTGGGCGAGACCGATCGGGTGCTCGAAGCGGCCACGGCAGCGGGCCTGGCGGAAGCGCTCAACACCGCCATTGATGCCGGTCATCTGGAGTTGATCACCAGCGGTCCCTCCGTGCAGATGCATGAGGAGGCCACGGTGGTGCGCCGCAAACGCGACGCCAGCATCAACGTGGCCATGGACCTCGTCAAACGCGGCGAAGCCCAGGCGGTGTACTCGGCAGGAAACTCCGGCGCCGTAATGGCCTCAGCGATCTTCCGACTGGGTCGCCTGGCGGGGATTGATCGACCAGCCATCGGGGCACTGTTCCCCACCAAGGATCCCGGGCAGCCGGTGCTGGTGCTCGATGTGGGCGCCAACATGGATTGCAAACCCTCCTATCTGCACCAGTTCGCACTGCTGGGGAACATCTACAGCCGTGACGTGCTGCAGGTCAGCCAACCTCGTATCGGCCTTCTCAACATCGGCGAAGAGGAATGCAAGGGCAATGATCTTGCCGTTCGCACCCACGCGCTCCTCCTCGACGAACCACGCTTCCACTTCGCGGGGAACTGTGAAGGCAGGGATGTGCTCTCAGGCGAATTCGACGTGGTGGTTTGCGACGGCTTCACAGGCAACGTGCTGCTCAAGTTTCTGGAATCGGTCGGCAGTGTGCTGCTGGGAGTCTTGAGAGCCGAGTTGCCGCGTGGACGCCGAGGCAAGGTGGGATCCGCGTTCCTGCGCAGCAACCTGAAGCGCATCAAGAAACGACTGGACCACGCTGAACATGGCGGTGCACTGCTGCTTGGCGTCAACGGCATCTGCGTGATCGGCCATGGCAGCAGCAAAGCTCTCTCGGTGGTCAGTGCACTTCGCCTGGCGCACTCCGCAGCCAGTCACGGCGTCATGGACGATCTCGCGCAGCTTGGAGCACAAGTGGCCTCAAAGGCCTGA